The following are encoded together in the Poseidonibacter lekithochrous genome:
- the dsbD gene encoding protein-disulfide reductase DsbD yields the protein MKKIILVLFVLFQSLFAIEQTFLEPDEAFKPKFTQEKDKLLFDLKLGKDIYLYDEKIKVFILKPIKEEITKEITLPTPVPYEEWIVQFNDISIEIPFSLLQSKIDSPTYEIQVQYQGCSKKGLCYAPMKQNFNLDTTGSATLKSNAVINAIEEDKTPKVNVEVEEPVNETDSIAALLKNGSFFFVLGFFFVAGLALSLTPCIFPMIPILSSIIVKAGNKEEITPAKGFFLSLVYVVAMALAYTIAGVIAGLFGANLQVALQNPYVLTVFAGIFVALAFSMFGYYKLELPQSIQNKITRTTDGKEKQGVMGVAIMGFLSALIVGPCVAAPLAGALVYIGQTGDALLGGLALFVMSVGMGVPLLLIGLGAGKYMPKPGGWMDSVSKIFGIVMLAVAVWMLDRVLDPIYVMWLWALLFIATGLYLRMYQHIIAQLITTVIFIYGVSLMLGALSGATNPLEPFSKFTSAKGVAVSQNELKFSYVKNLKELDLAIKASNKPVMLDFYADWCISCKELENITFKDETVMAKLKGFTLLKADVTENNDDDKALQAKFGVVGPPALIFWDKNNKEIKSSQIVGYKNAEDFLNIINKHF from the coding sequence ATGAAAAAAATTATATTAGTTTTGTTTGTTCTGTTTCAATCACTTTTTGCAATTGAACAAACATTCCTAGAACCAGATGAAGCTTTCAAACCTAAATTTACTCAAGAAAAAGATAAATTATTATTTGATCTAAAATTGGGAAAAGATATATATTTATATGATGAAAAAATAAAAGTATTCATTTTAAAACCTATCAAAGAAGAAATTACAAAAGAGATAACATTACCAACGCCTGTTCCTTATGAAGAGTGGATTGTACAGTTTAATGATATTAGTATAGAAATACCATTTTCATTACTTCAATCAAAAATAGATTCTCCTACATATGAAATCCAAGTGCAATATCAAGGATGTTCAAAAAAAGGTCTTTGTTATGCTCCTATGAAGCAAAACTTTAATCTTGACACTACTGGAAGCGCTACTCTTAAATCAAATGCTGTAATAAATGCAATTGAAGAAGATAAAACTCCTAAAGTAAATGTAGAAGTTGAAGAACCAGTTAACGAAACTGATTCAATTGCTGCTTTACTTAAAAATGGAAGTTTCTTTTTTGTATTAGGATTCTTTTTTGTTGCAGGACTTGCTCTGTCTTTAACTCCTTGTATTTTCCCAATGATTCCGATTTTATCTTCGATTATTGTAAAAGCTGGAAATAAAGAAGAGATAACTCCCGCTAAAGGATTCTTTTTATCTTTAGTTTATGTTGTAGCTATGGCCTTAGCTTATACAATCGCAGGTGTTATTGCTGGTTTATTTGGTGCTAACTTACAAGTTGCACTTCAAAATCCTTATGTCTTAACTGTATTTGCAGGTATTTTTGTAGCTTTAGCCTTCTCAATGTTTGGATATTACAAATTAGAATTACCTCAAAGTATTCAAAATAAGATTACAAGAACAACAGATGGTAAAGAAAAACAAGGTGTTATGGGTGTGGCTATCATGGGATTCCTATCAGCATTAATTGTTGGACCTTGTGTTGCAGCTCCACTTGCTGGTGCACTAGTTTATATTGGACAAACAGGTGATGCACTTTTAGGTGGATTAGCACTATTTGTAATGTCTGTTGGTATGGGAGTTCCTTTATTATTAATCGGACTTGGAGCTGGTAAGTATATGCCAAAACCTGGTGGTTGGATGGATTCTGTATCAAAAATCTTTGGTATTGTAATGTTAGCAGTTGCTGTATGGATGTTAGATAGAGTATTAGATCCTATTTATGTTATGTGGTTATGGGCATTACTATTTATTGCAACTGGATTATATTTAAGAATGTACCAACATATAATCGCTCAGTTAATTACAACTGTTATTTTCATATATGGTGTATCTTTAATGTTAGGAGCTTTAAGTGGTGCAACAAATCCACTTGAGCCATTCTCAAAATTCACATCTGCTAAGGGTGTAGCTGTTTCACAAAATGAATTAAAATTCTCATATGTGAAGAATTTAAAAGAGTTAGACTTAGCTATAAAAGCTTCAAATAAACCAGTGATGTTAGACTTCTATGCTGATTGGTGTATCTCTTGTAAAGAGTTAGAGAATATCACTTTTAAAGATGAAACAGTTATGGCAAAACTCAAAGGTTTTACACTTCTAAAAGCTGACGTGACTGAAAATAATGATGATGATAAAGCACTACAAGCTAAGTTTGGTGTAGTTGGACCTCCAGCACTTATCTTTTGGGATAAAAACAACAAAGAGATTAAGTCATCTCAAATTGTTGGATATAAAAATGCAGAAGACTTCTTAAACATTATAAATAAACACTTCTAA
- a CDS encoding S24 family peptidase, with product MPTINLEFSEIIDNKVEKRDICFSSSLLKDPYSKESLFITKVDGESMQPVINDKALVVADLSQNEYIKDGIFLVYYEERMWIKKARDINEEEHFVSINPDYSHLVYKKEDVRVIAKVLLTFTNL from the coding sequence ATGCCTACTATAAACCTTGAATTTAGCGAGATTATAGATAATAAAGTAGAAAAAAGAGATATATGTTTTTCAAGCTCTTTATTAAAAGATCCCTACTCAAAAGAATCATTGTTCATCACAAAAGTAGATGGGGAATCAATGCAACCTGTGATTAATGATAAAGCTTTAGTTGTTGCAGATTTATCTCAAAATGAGTATATAAAAGATGGAATATTTTTAGTTTATTATGAAGAAAGAATGTGGATAAAAAAAGCAAGAGATATAAATGAAGAAGAACATTTTGTATCTATCAATCCAGATTATTCGCACTTGGTATATAAAAAAGAAGATGTAAGAGTAATAGCAAAAGTACTTCTTACTTTTACGAATCTTTAG
- a CDS encoding thioredoxin family protein gives MKKIVFILLLSVASAFAFEELNMDNFESKIKGKNVIIDFYAVWCPPCKVLNNKLEEYDIVKPDNVTIYKINIDDQPLITKKFGITRLPSLVYFQDGKAVKTKIGIQSVDELESNANSIFN, from the coding sequence ATGAAAAAAATAGTATTCATACTATTACTTAGTGTTGCATCAGCGTTCGCTTTTGAAGAACTAAATATGGATAATTTTGAATCAAAGATAAAAGGTAAAAATGTTATCATTGATTTCTATGCGGTTTGGTGTCCACCTTGTAAGGTATTAAATAATAAATTAGAAGAATATGATATTGTTAAACCTGATAACGTTACTATATACAAAATTAATATTGACGATCAACCATTAATTACTAAGAAGTTTGGAATTACTAGACTTCCTTCCCTTGTATATTTTCAAGACGGCAAAGCTGTTAAAACTAAAATTGGTATTCAATCAGTTGATGAACTTGAATCAAATGCCAATTCAATATTTAATTAA
- a CDS encoding diguanylate cyclase — MKTNKYLFIKVFLPFLLGFSIIGFVSIFSLERLNSEHQKIRTNQILNNIQKTYENKIKQNYHIYNEIVHHIQSDPMINKYYLQKDREKLYEYTSKLFTRLNKEFQVTHFYFHDLDKKNFLRVHNSNLHSDSINRITLNNAEKTKDISCGIEFGILHNLTSRYVEPYYIKDKIVGYIELGEDIDYLTPYLAEMLDAQILIAIKKDLIDLRNINLSEKTKEKIKNYPETKKYYIINSKQKTFDKNITELIDGKVTILDAQKSVGNNYEVGLIKLYDLKQKEVGELIVLINAKGNKTTLMKLKTQLSFLIFIIALIIVSIYYLYLKNTTRKLDKSTKDIIKLTNTDQLTTLYNRRFFNKKLPTEIKKAMRLNKAVSFLMLDVDSFKLYNDNYGHLSGDLALKRIAKVLRKTVKRSSDIAFRMGGEEFCVFIMEENNDKISGPIIARKILEEVYDLDIEHIENEGHKKITVSIGISIKKGNEKMELDTLYKEADIALYEAKTSGKNKLVIYDEKN; from the coding sequence ATGAAAACAAATAAATATTTATTCATCAAAGTATTCCTACCATTTTTACTTGGTTTCTCAATAATTGGTTTTGTATCAATATTTTCACTTGAAAGACTTAATAGTGAACATCAAAAAATTAGAACTAATCAAATATTAAACAATATTCAAAAAACTTACGAAAATAAAATCAAACAAAATTATCATATTTACAATGAAATTGTTCATCATATACAATCTGATCCAATGATTAATAAATACTATTTACAAAAAGATAGAGAAAAACTATATGAATATACAAGTAAACTATTTACTAGATTAAATAAAGAGTTTCAAGTTACTCATTTTTATTTCCATGATTTAGATAAAAAAAACTTTTTACGTGTACACAACTCTAATCTACACTCCGATTCAATAAATAGAATTACTCTAAATAATGCAGAAAAAACAAAAGACATTTCATGTGGTATTGAGTTTGGAATACTTCATAATCTTACAAGTAGATATGTAGAACCCTATTATATCAAGGATAAAATAGTTGGATATATCGAACTTGGTGAAGATATTGATTATTTAACACCTTATTTAGCGGAAATGTTAGATGCACAAATCTTAATAGCTATTAAAAAAGATCTAATTGATTTAAGAAATATAAACCTAAGTGAAAAAACAAAAGAAAAAATCAAAAACTACCCTGAGACAAAAAAGTATTATATTATCAACTCTAAACAAAAAACATTTGACAAAAATATCACAGAGTTAATTGATGGAAAAGTAACTATCTTAGATGCACAAAAAAGTGTTGGAAATAACTATGAGGTAGGATTAATAAAATTATATGATTTAAAACAAAAAGAAGTGGGTGAACTAATAGTATTGATAAATGCAAAAGGTAATAAAACTACTCTAATGAAATTAAAAACACAATTAAGTTTTCTAATTTTTATTATTGCCTTAATCATTGTTAGTATTTACTATTTATACCTAAAAAACACTACTAGAAAATTAGATAAATCAACAAAAGATATTATTAAACTTACAAATACAGATCAATTAACCACTCTATATAATAGAAGATTTTTCAATAAAAAACTTCCAACAGAAATAAAAAAAGCTATGAGATTAAATAAAGCTGTCTCTTTTTTAATGTTAGATGTAGATTCATTTAAACTATACAATGACAATTATGGTCACCTTAGTGGAGATTTAGCCCTAAAACGAATTGCTAAGGTATTAAGAAAAACCGTAAAAAGATCTTCTGATATTGCCTTTAGAATGGGTGGAGAAGAGTTCTGTGTATTTATTATGGAAGAGAATAATGACAAAATCAGTGGTCCTATTATTGCAAGAAAAATATTAGAAGAAGTATATGATTTGGATATTGAACATATAGAAAATGAAGGTCACAAAAAAATCACAGTTTCAATTGGTATATCTATCAAAAAAGGAAATGAAAAAATGGAGTTAGATACTTTATACAAAGAAGCTGATATTGCTCTTTATGAAGCTAAAACTTCTGGAAAGAATAAACTAGTAATTTATGATGAAAAAAATTAA
- a CDS encoding bifunctional adenosylcobinamide kinase/adenosylcobinamide-phosphate guanylyltransferase → MKIFYFGGQKSGKTSKASAKALELSGNKKPYYVATYDNSYNDEAMQDRINRHIDERKEDFLSIEETKNLLPHIKKGKTYLIDCMTMFILNNMDDGIDKMKEQLEELFKIDCNMIFILNDIGNGVIPMDRYSRDFVDVSGLIGQYLAQNCDEVYEVKYSLEKKLK, encoded by the coding sequence ATGAAAATATTCTATTTTGGTGGACAAAAATCAGGTAAGACTTCAAAAGCTAGTGCTAAAGCTTTAGAATTATCAGGAAATAAAAAACCATATTATGTGGCTACTTATGATAACTCTTATAATGATGAAGCCATGCAAGATAGAATCAATAGACATATTGATGAGAGAAAAGAAGATTTTTTGAGCATTGAAGAGACAAAAAATTTACTTCCTCATATTAAAAAAGGCAAAACATATCTTATTGACTGTATGACTATGTTTATTCTAAATAATATGGATGATGGAATAGATAAAATGAAAGAGCAATTAGAAGAGTTATTCAAAATTGATTGCAATATGATTTTTATTCTAAATGATATAGGAAATGGTGTAATTCCAATGGATAGATACAGTCGTGATTTTGTAGATGTATCAGGACTTATTGGGCAGTATTTAGCACAAAATTGTGATGAGGTATATGAAGTAAAATACTCACTGGAGAAAAAACTAAAATGA
- a CDS encoding aminotransferase class I/II-fold pyridoxal phosphate-dependent enzyme has product MKTFEHGGQIDSFAKELGCEIKDIIDLSSNINFIKPEVNIDFNSLDISAYPIYDKLYEKIANNYKIDVSEMELFNGGSSAIFTLFKHLDLTHCTIYSPAYLEYKKAAVNFAYELRTINRFENMLLPVKEGSLVVFVNPSTPDGTYYDIDTLMNYWIQRHCTILIDESFLDFCDGKSATKYIKEYDKLYILKSMTKFYSSAGIRVGTLVSNEKNIESIKRFEPMWKLSQFDSNYLQSALEDYSFKRISKAINVKNRIELEKILQNCELIESIYQSSANYILVKLKNITAKHLQEKLKPYRIMIRDCSNFDFLDENYVRIAVKASSANIILKKALEEIC; this is encoded by the coding sequence ATGAAAACATTTGAACATGGTGGGCAAATTGATAGTTTTGCAAAAGAATTAGGCTGTGAAATAAAAGATATTATTGATTTATCTTCAAATATAAACTTTATTAAACCAGAAGTAAATATTGATTTTAATTCTTTAGATATTTCTGCTTATCCAATTTATGATAAATTGTATGAAAAAATTGCAAATAACTATAAAATAGATGTTAGTGAAATGGAGCTTTTTAATGGTGGAAGCTCTGCTATTTTTACTCTGTTTAAACATCTTGATTTAACTCACTGTACTATTTATTCTCCTGCGTATTTAGAGTATAAAAAAGCAGCTGTAAACTTTGCTTATGAGCTTAGAACTATTAATAGATTTGAGAATATGCTTTTACCTGTAAAAGAGGGCTCATTAGTTGTATTTGTAAACCCATCAACTCCTGATGGAACATATTATGATATTGATACTTTGATGAATTATTGGATACAAAGGCATTGTACGATTTTGATTGATGAGAGTTTCTTAGATTTTTGTGATGGAAAATCAGCTACAAAATATATAAAAGAGTATGATAAATTATATATTTTAAAATCAATGACAAAGTTTTATTCAAGTGCTGGTATTAGAGTAGGGACTCTTGTATCAAATGAAAAAAATATTGAGAGTATAAAAAGGTTTGAACCTATGTGGAAACTATCTCAATTTGATTCAAACTATTTGCAAAGCGCCCTTGAAGATTACTCTTTCAAAAGAATCTCAAAAGCTATAAATGTAAAAAATAGAATAGAGTTAGAGAAGATTTTACAAAACTGTGAGTTAATAGAATCTATTTATCAAAGTAGTGCAAACTATATACTTGTAAAACTAAAAAATATAACAGCAAAGCACTTGCAAGAAAAACTAAAACCTTATAGAATAATGATTAGAGATTGTTCAAACTTTGACTTTCTTGATGAAAATTATGTGAGAATTGCAGTAAAAGCATCTAGTGCAAATATAATACTAAAAAAGGCTCTTGAAGAGATATGTTAA
- a CDS encoding nicotinate-nucleotide--dimethylbenzimidazole phosphoribosyltransferase has product MNFNTILGSVDFLEFLRGKKASFLLSTSVTKTCEIPNISQAGIPGKLDLTPTLDAEFLCTKEVRSLDDIAQTPKGVPTPALITRATHELNPFSNIEILDLGLTVKPKLKYFKTYGFDLEPSRRIDDKASINAMEVFQMGVQFAQDYELKDDYVILAESVPSGTTTAQASAMALGYKCKNYFSSSFKNSPEDIKYLTIKKALANINEDDDVFTKLSNVSDNMLIFNAGFVLGSTSKNMKVVLAGGTQMAAVLLIVNSVLGMMGGSIDSSNIALCTTKWIHEDENSNIKALLAQLKFPVNAYASDFDFRESNHPALKLYDEGEAKEGVGCGAALCYAAINGINKKELTQKIESFLG; this is encoded by the coding sequence ATGAACTTTAATACTATTTTAGGAAGCGTAGATTTCCTTGAATTCTTACGAGGTAAAAAGGCCTCATTCCTTTTAAGTACAAGTGTTACAAAAACTTGTGAAATCCCAAATATTTCCCAAGCAGGTATTCCTGGCAAATTAGATTTAACTCCTACATTAGATGCAGAATTTTTATGTACGAAAGAAGTTCGATCACTTGATGATATAGCACAGACACCAAAAGGTGTTCCAACACCTGCACTTATTACAAGAGCAACACATGAATTAAATCCATTTTCAAATATTGAAATATTGGATTTAGGACTTACTGTAAAACCAAAACTAAAATATTTTAAGACTTATGGTTTTGATTTAGAACCATCAAGAAGAATAGATGATAAAGCTTCAATTAATGCTATGGAAGTATTCCAAATGGGTGTACAGTTTGCACAAGATTATGAATTAAAAGATGATTATGTAATCTTAGCTGAGAGTGTTCCAAGTGGTACAACTACAGCACAAGCATCTGCAATGGCTTTAGGATATAAGTGTAAAAACTATTTCTCAAGTTCTTTCAAAAATAGTCCTGAAGATATAAAATACCTAACAATCAAAAAAGCTTTAGCAAATATCAACGAAGATGATGATGTATTTACAAAACTATCTAATGTATCAGATAATATGCTTATTTTTAATGCTGGATTTGTATTAGGTTCAACTTCAAAAAATATGAAAGTAGTACTTGCTGGTGGTACACAAATGGCAGCAGTATTATTAATTGTAAACTCTGTTTTAGGAATGATGGGAGGATCAATTGATTCTTCAAATATTGCTTTATGTACAACTAAGTGGATACATGAAGATGAAAACTCAAATATCAAAGCCTTATTAGCACAATTAAAATTCCCTGTTAATGCTTATGCTAGTGATTTTGATTTTAGAGAATCAAATCATCCTGCACTTAAACTTTATGATGAAGGTGAAGCAAAAGAGGGTGTTGGTTGTGGAGCAGCTCTTTGTTATGCAGCAATCAATGGTATAAACAAAAAAGAGTTAACTCAAAAAATAGAAAGCTTTTTAGGATAG
- a CDS encoding MarC family protein, which translates to MEVFISTFLKMFFIMTPFFVLSVFLTVTSDASNHERKVLAIKVTTSVIIMSLVLLFFGKHIFSIFGITLDAFRIGAGALLFLAAVDLVKGNKDGAKKSDDTALYDLAVVPLAIPVTIGPGTIGILLVMGASFETTSSLIAGSFALICAVLVIGLMLYMSSIIEKIVGKQGLLVISKITGLFLAALSAQIVFTGVKNFLGL; encoded by the coding sequence GTGGAAGTATTTATTTCAACATTTTTAAAAATGTTTTTTATTATGACGCCGTTTTTTGTATTGTCTGTATTTTTGACAGTTACATCTGATGCGTCTAATCATGAAAGAAAAGTATTAGCTATAAAGGTTACTACATCTGTAATTATTATGAGTTTAGTACTTCTATTTTTTGGAAAACATATTTTCTCAATTTTTGGTATTACTTTAGATGCATTTAGAATAGGAGCAGGGGCTTTATTATTCTTAGCTGCTGTTGATTTAGTAAAAGGTAATAAAGATGGAGCTAAAAAATCTGATGATACAGCGCTATATGATTTAGCTGTAGTTCCTCTTGCTATTCCTGTTACAATAGGACCTGGAACTATTGGTATTTTACTTGTAATGGGGGCTTCTTTTGAAACTACATCATCACTAATTGCTGGTAGTTTTGCACTTATTTGTGCTGTATTAGTAATTGGTCTTATGCTTTATATGTCAAGTATTATTGAAAAAATAGTAGGAAAACAAGGTCTTCTTGTAATCTCAAAAATTACAGGTCTATTCTTAGCCGCACTTTCAGCACAAATTGTGTTTACGGGTGTGAAAAACTTTTTAGGATTATAA
- a CDS encoding rhodanese-like domain-containing protein, which produces MDNLVDLQPKTVEKMINDKVVMIDVRRKDEWERTGTIKNAYKMTFFDEYGNHDVKSWMSEFEKIVTQKDQTIVLICAHANRTRTIGNFLIDQGYKNTAHLFGGMALWQQELRETIKHIA; this is translated from the coding sequence ATGGATAATTTAGTAGATTTACAACCCAAAACTGTAGAAAAAATGATAAATGATAAAGTTGTAATGATTGATGTTAGAAGAAAAGATGAGTGGGAAAGAACAGGTACAATCAAAAATGCCTATAAAATGACCTTCTTTGACGAGTATGGTAATCATGATGTAAAATCTTGGATGAGTGAATTTGAAAAGATAGTTACACAAAAAGATCAAACAATTGTTTTAATTTGTGCTCATGCAAATAGAACAAGAACTATTGGTAATTTTTTAATAGACCAAGGTTACAAGAATACTGCTCACTTATTTGGCGGTATGGCATTGTGGCAACAAGAGTTAAGAGAAACTATTAAGCATATTGCTTAA
- a CDS encoding adenosylcobinamide-GDP ribazoletransferase, whose amino-acid sequence MKIVLHAFYFALSYFTSIPVWVKDMKIVNETYKYTLAFLPLIGIILASIVIGINLLLLEIFNPLYASFISAVLYLFLYGFLHLEAVCDVVDASFAAHGGKDAYKIMKEPTIGAIGAMYAFGLALLKVGAITYLLYEKQYMLFLVVLMFSRINFIYLLGFFNFNKDSFLSLAFQDAGVTKVKLYALLYVLFAFLISSHMMILFVSSLVLFYVILKRLNKKFGFVNGDCLGYTLEHVELILLNIALVLVV is encoded by the coding sequence ATGAAAATAGTTCTTCACGCTTTTTATTTTGCACTTTCATATTTTACAAGTATCCCTGTATGGGTAAAAGATATGAAGATAGTTAATGAAACATATAAATATACCCTAGCTTTTCTTCCTCTAATAGGAATTATTTTAGCAAGTATTGTAATTGGAATAAATCTTCTTTTACTTGAAATTTTTAATCCTTTATATGCTTCTTTTATCTCTGCTGTTTTGTATCTATTTTTATATGGCTTCTTACACCTTGAAGCTGTATGTGATGTAGTAGATGCTTCTTTTGCAGCCCATGGTGGTAAAGATGCATATAAGATCATGAAAGAGCCTACAATTGGAGCAATTGGAGCTATGTATGCTTTTGGTCTAGCTTTATTAAAAGTAGGGGCAATTACATATTTATTATATGAAAAGCAGTATATGTTGTTTTTAGTTGTTCTTATGTTCTCACGAATTAACTTTATATATTTATTAGGTTTTTTTAATTTTAATAAAGATAGTTTTTTATCACTTGCTTTTCAAGATGCGGGAGTTACAAAAGTAAAACTATATGCTTTACTTTATGTACTTTTTGCTTTTTTAATTAGCTCTCATATGATGATTTTATTTGTCTCTTCATTAGTTCTTTTTTATGTAATTTTAAAAAGGTTAAATAAAAAGTTTGGATTTGTAAATGGGGATTGTTTAGGATATACCCTAGAGCATGTAGAACTTATTTTATTAAATATAGCATTGGTATTAGTAGTATGA
- a CDS encoding P-loop NTPase fold protein gives MTNQERIKKYLVGEKGYLKSDISNGKVIMLSGKWGSGKTHFWQKEIASDELKQELKDKREVYSYISLYGKTSIEEIENDIFSQAYSSAIGGENFVTKGFSTFTKRMKRFGSSKIANGLNEEQNDNIERTALSRLNNGGILCFDDFERKSKDIDLNDLFGFITQLTLNFNCKVVIILNDDVFEGEEKNVFSNVKEKTVSKFLYYKPEIIELFNLIFEYDKRYLELKEYKELILNNLIASQEVNARIYIQIFENLLEFTLYIKDIKNESKYLKYFIFQNINFILNHKIFKLIKNEKSSIEVLDNIKNKNESINKCIEEIINKNWNYEKNYDVVNNLNFEQLPKNEINSIYFQVSLDCLIIKSKYEDRDMENYIINVIHNFIETGILIDE, from the coding sequence ATGACTAACCAAGAGAGAATTAAAAAGTATTTAGTTGGAGAAAAGGGCTATTTAAAAAGTGATATTTCAAATGGTAAAGTTATTATGCTTTCTGGAAAATGGGGAAGTGGTAAGACTCATTTTTGGCAGAAAGAAATAGCTAGTGATGAGTTAAAGCAGGAACTTAAAGATAAAAGAGAAGTTTATTCTTATATAAGTCTATATGGTAAAACTTCTATTGAAGAGATAGAAAATGATATTTTCTCTCAAGCTTATTCATCTGCTATTGGTGGAGAAAATTTTGTAACAAAAGGATTCTCAACTTTTACAAAAAGAATGAAAAGATTTGGCTCTTCAAAAATTGCAAATGGATTAAATGAAGAACAAAATGATAATATAGAAAGAACTGCTCTATCAAGATTAAATAATGGTGGAATTTTATGTTTTGATGACTTTGAAAGAAAATCAAAAGATATAGATTTAAATGACCTTTTTGGATTTATCACTCAATTGACTTTGAATTTTAATTGTAAAGTAGTAATTATTTTAAATGACGATGTTTTTGAAGGTGAAGAGAAAAATGTTTTTTCTAATGTAAAAGAAAAAACGGTATCTAAATTTTTATATTATAAACCAGAAATAATCGAACTTTTCAATTTAATATTTGAATATGATAAAAGATATTTAGAATTGAAAGAATATAAAGAATTGATTTTAAATAATCTAATAGCTTCACAAGAGGTAAATGCCAGAATATATATCCAGATTTTTGAAAACTTATTAGAATTTACTCTATATATAAAAGATATAAAAAATGAATCTAAGTATTTAAAATATTTTATATTCCAAAATATTAATTTTATATTAAATCACAAAATATTTAAATTAATAAAGAATGAGAAATCTAGTATTGAGGTTTTAGACAATATTAAAAATAAAAATGAATCTATTAATAAATGTATTGAAGAAATTATAAATAAAAATTGGAACTATGAAAAAAATTATGATGTAGTAAATAATTTAAATTTTGAACAATTACCAAAAAATGAAATTAATAGTATTTATTTTCAAGTATCTTTAGACTGTCTTATCATAAAATCAAAATATGAAGATAGGGATATGGAAAATTATATTATTAACGTAATCCACAACTTCATAGAAACAGGAATACTAATAGATGAATAA